The following proteins come from a genomic window of Spongiibacter tropicus DSM 19543:
- a CDS encoding acetyl-CoA acetyltransferase codes for MNSAATTPVIVGIGEICDRPAQPEAALEPVALMADALRRAEADAAVPLLRDADAIDLVGLVSWRYADPVALLCKTLEISPARQCNASMGGETPVRLIHEAALRIQAGEATTSLIVGGESMNAVNKARKAKARLDWTPLTSPEDTVRVANSRIARSALAKKLGINDPAAMYPLYEVALQAENGINPDQGRRESAELWARYAAVAANNPYAWIRSAPSAEAIYQVDSNNRMVNWPYSKLMMANPGVNQSAAIIVTSLENARARGIAEEKIVYLWGGGNASEAEDFLDRDSYSRSAAQQAVLDKAVALAGGDARRFSQLELYSCFPVVPKMALAHLGLSAADISPTVAGGLTFFGGPLNNYMSHACCAMVRALRQSPGELGLLYGQGGFVNKHHSLVLSTRAPSHALDNTLSLQTEADRQRGIAPPRCPDNYQGPASIETYTVLYNREGHAERGVLITRTSTGERGLATVAADDARGLATLVDPARSAVGGSGHIHLDADGLPIWQFSGTTQA; via the coding sequence ATGAACTCAGCCGCCACGACGCCGGTTATTGTTGGCATTGGTGAAATTTGCGACCGCCCAGCCCAGCCCGAAGCGGCGCTGGAGCCCGTCGCCCTGATGGCCGACGCGTTGCGCCGCGCCGAAGCCGATGCCGCCGTACCGCTGCTGCGTGACGCCGACGCTATCGACCTGGTAGGCCTGGTAAGCTGGCGCTACGCCGACCCCGTCGCACTGCTGTGCAAGACCCTGGAAATCTCGCCCGCACGCCAATGCAATGCCAGCATGGGGGGCGAAACGCCGGTGCGGCTGATTCACGAAGCGGCGCTGCGTATCCAGGCGGGCGAAGCGACCACCAGTTTGATTGTTGGCGGCGAGTCCATGAACGCCGTGAACAAGGCCCGCAAGGCCAAGGCTCGGCTCGACTGGACGCCACTGACCAGCCCCGAAGACACCGTGCGCGTAGCCAACTCTCGCATCGCGCGCAGCGCCCTGGCCAAAAAGCTGGGCATTAACGACCCGGCGGCCATGTACCCCTTATATGAAGTCGCATTGCAGGCGGAAAACGGCATCAACCCCGACCAGGGACGCCGCGAATCCGCCGAGCTATGGGCTCGCTATGCCGCCGTCGCGGCAAACAACCCTTACGCCTGGATTCGCAGCGCGCCTTCGGCAGAGGCAATCTACCAAGTCGACAGCAATAACCGCATGGTGAACTGGCCCTATTCCAAACTGATGATGGCCAATCCCGGCGTGAACCAGTCCGCCGCCATCATTGTTACCAGCTTGGAAAACGCACGCGCGCGTGGCATTGCAGAAGAAAAAATCGTCTACCTCTGGGGCGGCGGCAATGCCTCGGAGGCGGAGGATTTTCTCGACCGCGACAGCTACAGCCGCAGCGCGGCGCAGCAAGCGGTGCTGGATAAAGCCGTGGCTCTGGCCGGCGGCGATGCCCGCCGCTTTAGCCAGTTGGAACTGTACAGCTGCTTTCCGGTGGTGCCGAAAATGGCACTGGCCCACCTGGGCCTGTCGGCTGCGGATATCAGCCCCACGGTGGCAGGTGGCCTGACCTTTTTCGGCGGCCCGCTCAATAATTATATGAGTCACGCCTGCTGCGCGATGGTGCGCGCACTGCGCCAGTCACCCGGCGAACTGGGCCTGCTTTATGGCCAGGGCGGCTTTGTGAACAAACATCACAGCCTGGTGCTCAGCACGCGCGCACCGAGCCACGCGCTCGACAATACGCTGTCGCTGCAAACTGAGGCCGACCGCCAGCGCGGTATAGCACCGCCGCGCTGCCCCGACAATTATCAAGGCCCGGCCAGCATCGAAACCTATACCGTGCTCTACAACCGTGAAGGCCACGCCGAGCGCGGGGTGTTAATTACCCGCACGAGCACCGGCGAACGCGGCCTGGCTACCGTAGCCGCCGATGACGCCCGTGGGCTGGCCACTCTGGTAGACCCGGCGCGCAGCGCGGTGGGCGGCAGCGGCCACATTCATCTGGACGCCGACGGCCTGCCCATCTGGCAGTTTAGCGGCACCACACAGGCATAA
- a CDS encoding aromatic ring-hydroxylating oxygenase subunit alpha, protein MDSNTVRQKIKPEGLTDSQWEAISALTLPEEIATPTYEDSRPSSVYLSASRFEAEMRDIFRTLPVVATTSAYLPEPGMSLALDLYGVPLLITRDRDGVVRCFLNACRHRGAKVLESDEPVSSARLSCPYHAWTYSMQGELIGIPRQETFPSLKKCDLGLVALTCYEAGGFIWVGLDPECEPPQVEGSEAICADLEAFGLQNMHVYGRRRYTLNANWKMVIEPFLEPYHIQRLHADSIAKLFVDVPNIYSLIGPHQRQCSGKANFDPSVLEGNLDNLHKYITHAYLVFPSTVVVTSPYYISVMVVAPAAADRSVVDYYMLVKSPPDNDKARELYARSYELIDQVFGGEDFRAAQLQQEGLASGAIDRVYFGGLEELIGPFHEAVESFLGSEES, encoded by the coding sequence GTGGATTCCAACACCGTCCGGCAGAAGATCAAGCCAGAGGGCTTAACGGATAGCCAATGGGAGGCGATTTCGGCGCTGACGCTGCCGGAGGAGATTGCCACGCCGACCTATGAGGATAGTCGGCCCAGCTCGGTCTATTTGTCGGCATCGCGCTTCGAGGCGGAGATGCGCGACATTTTCCGCACACTGCCGGTGGTGGCGACGACCTCGGCCTATCTGCCCGAGCCGGGTATGTCGCTGGCGCTGGATCTCTACGGCGTGCCGCTGCTGATTACCCGCGACCGCGACGGCGTGGTCCGCTGTTTTCTCAACGCCTGCCGCCACCGCGGAGCAAAAGTCTTGGAGTCGGATGAGCCGGTGAGCAGCGCGCGTTTGTCCTGCCCCTATCACGCCTGGACCTACAGCATGCAGGGCGAGTTGATTGGCATTCCCCGGCAGGAAACCTTCCCGTCACTGAAGAAATGCGATCTGGGCTTGGTGGCGTTGACCTGCTATGAAGCGGGCGGCTTTATCTGGGTGGGGCTCGACCCTGAGTGCGAGCCGCCACAGGTGGAGGGCAGCGAGGCAATTTGCGCCGACCTGGAAGCCTTTGGCCTGCAGAACATGCACGTTTACGGTCGCCGCCGCTATACGCTGAACGCCAACTGGAAAATGGTGATCGAGCCGTTTCTGGAGCCCTATCATATTCAGCGTTTGCACGCCGACTCGATCGCCAAGCTATTTGTCGATGTGCCCAATATTTACAGCCTGATCGGTCCGCACCAGCGGCAGTGTTCAGGCAAGGCCAACTTCGACCCCAGTGTGCTCGAGGGCAACCTCGACAATTTGCACAAATACATTACCCACGCCTATCTGGTGTTTCCCAGCACGGTGGTGGTGACCAGCCCTTACTACATCAGCGTGATGGTGGTGGCGCCAGCGGCTGCCGACCGCAGCGTGGTGGATTACTACATGCTGGTGAAAAGCCCGCCCGATAACGACAAGGCGCGGGAGCTGTATGCCCGCTCTTACGAGCTGATTGATCAGGTGTTTGGCGGCGAGGATTTTCGCGCCGCGCAGCTACAGCAGGAAGGCTTGGCCAGCGGGGCGATAGACAGGGTGTATTTTGGCGGTCTGGAAGAGCTGATCGGGCCGTTTCATGAGGCGGTGGAGTCTTTTCTCGGCAGCGAGGAGAGCTGA
- a CDS encoding aromatic ring-hydroxylating oxygenase subunit alpha has product MAANNPQASAPMGLTASQWDAIQSIRPLEEMPVPTIEASRPVDVYLSAQRFQAEKEQLFNKVPVVATVSAFLPEPGTSVAVDSYGVPLLITRDRDGKARVFINACRHRGSKLVESHEPVKSARVSCPYHAWTYAMDGNLIGIPRQETFPSLKKCELGLVELTSYEAGGFIWVGLDHKQAPEQLEGTDQICADLEALGLDKMHVYGHRSYDLETNWKFVIEPFLEGYHVQRLHANSIAKLFDDVPSVYSQLGHHQRQISGKANFDPAVLGGNIDNLHKYITHAYLAFPNTIVVTSPYYISVMVLCPRANNRTVVEYYMLVKAPPETEKAKELYARSYKLIDEVFGGEDFRAALIQQQGLQAGGVDTVYYGGLEWMIGPFHDSVESFLNTTE; this is encoded by the coding sequence ATGGCCGCAAATAATCCGCAAGCGTCTGCTCCGATGGGGCTGACCGCCAGCCAGTGGGATGCCATTCAGTCAATCCGTCCCCTCGAAGAAATGCCGGTGCCGACCATTGAGGCAAGCCGCCCGGTGGATGTTTACCTCAGTGCTCAGCGCTTTCAGGCCGAGAAAGAGCAGTTGTTTAACAAGGTGCCGGTGGTGGCTACGGTGTCGGCGTTTTTACCCGAGCCCGGCACTTCGGTCGCGGTGGATAGCTATGGTGTGCCGCTGCTGATTACCCGCGATCGCGACGGCAAGGCGCGGGTATTTATCAACGCCTGCCGCCACCGCGGATCGAAGCTGGTAGAGAGCCATGAGCCGGTAAAAAGTGCGCGGGTGTCCTGCCCCTATCACGCCTGGACCTACGCGATGGACGGCAACTTGATTGGCATTCCTCGCCAGGAAACCTTCCCGTCGCTGAAGAAATGCGAGCTGGGCCTGGTGGAGTTGACCAGCTATGAAGCGGGCGGCTTTATCTGGGTGGGCCTGGACCACAAGCAGGCGCCCGAGCAGCTGGAGGGCACCGACCAGATCTGCGCCGACTTGGAGGCATTGGGCCTGGACAAAATGCATGTGTACGGCCACCGCAGCTACGACCTGGAAACCAACTGGAAGTTTGTGATTGAACCGTTTCTAGAGGGCTATCACGTGCAGCGTTTGCACGCGAATTCCATCGCTAAATTGTTTGACGATGTGCCCAGCGTTTACAGCCAGCTCGGCCATCACCAGCGGCAAATCTCCGGCAAGGCGAATTTCGACCCGGCGGTGCTGGGCGGCAATATTGATAATCTGCACAAATACATCACCCATGCCTACCTGGCCTTCCCCAACACCATTGTGGTGACCAGCCCCTATTACATCAGTGTGATGGTGCTCTGCCCGCGGGCCAACAATCGCACGGTGGTGGAGTACTACATGCTGGTGAAAGCGCCGCCGGAAACGGAAAAGGCTAAAGAGCTCTATGCGCGTTCTTACAAGCTGATTGACGAGGTGTTTGGCGGTGAGGATTTCCGCGCGGCATTAATTCAGCAGCAGGGCTTGCAGGCAGGCGGCGTGGACACGGTTTACTACGGCGGTCTGGAGTGGATGATCGGCCCGTTCCACGATTCGGTGGAGTCCTTTCTCAACACGACAGAATAA
- a CDS encoding CaiB/BaiF CoA-transferase family protein, which produces MKMGDGVDSLPLAGTLVVDLLDGQAESCGRLLADLGADVVLVEPPEGLNSRRQPPLHNGESLHFAVRNANKSSVVMTLDNDEGRQEFSELLSRAAIVLDGGRLAGTGIALSELRNRFPHLVIMSITDFGLTGPWRDYRGNNSVMMALGGVLARSGIRGRDPLLPPGELAIEAAAIQAAWAVMLAYWRRLHTGQGSLLDFSLLEATAQTIDPGLGVTGSAAAGRSAAQVSSFGRPPVGKVYPIFPCRDGHVRICVLNPRQWQGMSQWLGDDHPFTDPEYGNIAKRIKVIKDINALIAELFREQCAEELVAEGQRRGVPIAAVSTPDQVFSNGHFRARGAFTSVEIGGDSADVPSGYVEIDGRRMGIRHPAPTLGECRPIRRAPVGPADVTGVPSQSPLSGLRVLDLGVIVAGAELGRLFADQGAEVIKLENRAFADGLRQSADGKLISESFAQGSRNKKSLGLNLRSKEGIALFEQLVAKSDVVLSNFKPGTLESLGIGYDRLSAINPRIVVLESSALGNTGPLAKSMGYGPLVRASAGLTGLWSYPGVPDSYSDSTTIFPDHFVARVAAVAILAQLLRRRDSGRGGKIVLSQAEAILNAMAVPLARESLQPGSLKVQGNQYEFDAPANVFPCKGDDMWCVVEVRSDRDWQALCQVLGRDDWASLAAYANAEGRRAQREALEAEVAQWTCQHTADEVMARMQAAGIAAGKMLRLSEFGDVAHLRERRFFREFEQPGLGRLVTENSPAGISDLPEPALQPAPIQGQHTRELASRLLGLSAVEIEHLIGRGVLEVASDEQLAQAGLM; this is translated from the coding sequence ATGAAGATGGGTGATGGCGTTGATAGTTTGCCCCTAGCGGGAACGCTAGTTGTTGATCTGTTGGACGGTCAGGCGGAAAGTTGCGGCCGACTACTAGCGGATCTCGGCGCTGATGTGGTGCTGGTGGAGCCACCGGAGGGACTCAATTCGCGCCGTCAGCCTCCACTCCACAATGGCGAGAGCCTTCACTTTGCCGTTCGCAACGCCAATAAATCCAGTGTGGTAATGACGTTGGACAACGATGAAGGGCGTCAGGAATTTTCCGAATTACTGAGCCGCGCGGCGATTGTTCTCGATGGTGGTCGTTTAGCGGGGACGGGTATTGCACTTTCCGAACTCCGTAATCGATTCCCACACCTAGTAATCATGTCGATCACGGATTTTGGTTTAACGGGACCATGGCGCGATTATCGGGGCAATAACTCGGTGATGATGGCGCTGGGTGGAGTGTTGGCACGCTCGGGCATTCGCGGTCGTGATCCGCTGCTGCCCCCAGGTGAATTGGCAATTGAGGCGGCGGCAATACAAGCGGCTTGGGCGGTGATGTTGGCTTACTGGCGGCGCCTGCACACAGGTCAGGGAAGTCTTCTGGATTTTTCTTTGTTGGAAGCCACTGCGCAAACTATCGATCCGGGGTTGGGTGTGACTGGTAGTGCTGCCGCTGGCAGGTCGGCTGCGCAAGTGTCCTCTTTTGGGCGACCGCCAGTGGGCAAAGTCTACCCTATATTCCCTTGTCGCGATGGCCACGTTCGGATTTGCGTACTCAACCCTAGGCAGTGGCAGGGTATGTCTCAGTGGCTGGGCGATGACCATCCGTTTACGGATCCAGAGTACGGCAATATCGCCAAGCGTATTAAAGTCATAAAAGACATTAACGCACTTATCGCCGAGCTTTTCAGGGAACAATGCGCCGAAGAGTTGGTGGCTGAGGGGCAGAGGCGCGGTGTGCCGATTGCCGCCGTGTCGACGCCTGATCAGGTGTTTAGCAATGGGCATTTCCGTGCCCGAGGAGCGTTCACCTCTGTTGAGATCGGAGGAGACAGTGCAGATGTACCCTCCGGCTATGTGGAAATTGATGGTCGTCGAATGGGGATTCGTCATCCTGCGCCTACGCTGGGTGAGTGCCGTCCGATTCGACGTGCTCCAGTGGGGCCAGCTGACGTTACCGGGGTGCCGTCGCAGAGTCCGTTAAGTGGCTTGCGGGTGCTGGATCTTGGGGTGATTGTGGCGGGCGCGGAGCTTGGACGCTTGTTTGCCGATCAGGGTGCCGAGGTCATCAAGCTGGAGAATCGCGCCTTTGCCGATGGTTTGCGCCAGAGCGCCGACGGCAAGCTGATCAGCGAATCTTTTGCCCAGGGCAGTCGCAATAAAAAATCCCTGGGGCTGAATCTGCGCAGCAAAGAGGGCATTGCCCTGTTCGAGCAACTGGTGGCGAAATCCGACGTGGTGCTCAGCAATTTCAAGCCCGGCACGCTGGAGTCGCTGGGTATTGGCTATGACCGCCTGAGCGCAATCAATCCGCGCATTGTTGTGCTGGAGAGCAGCGCCCTGGGCAACACCGGGCCGCTGGCCAAGAGCATGGGCTATGGGCCGCTGGTGCGCGCCAGTGCGGGGCTCACCGGGCTGTGGAGTTATCCGGGGGTGCCCGATAGCTACAGCGACAGCACCACCATTTTTCCCGATCACTTTGTGGCGAGGGTGGCGGCGGTGGCCATTCTTGCGCAGTTGCTGCGCCGCCGCGACAGCGGGCGCGGCGGCAAGATCGTGCTCTCTCAGGCCGAGGCCATACTCAATGCCATGGCCGTGCCGCTGGCCCGCGAATCGCTGCAGCCCGGTTCGCTGAAAGTACAGGGAAATCAGTACGAGTTTGATGCCCCGGCCAATGTTTTTCCCTGCAAGGGTGACGATATGTGGTGCGTGGTCGAAGTGCGCAGCGACCGCGACTGGCAGGCGCTGTGCCAGGTGCTGGGCCGCGATGATTGGGCGTCGTTGGCGGCCTATGCCAACGCCGAGGGCAGGCGGGCGCAGCGCGAGGCGCTTGAGGCCGAGGTCGCGCAATGGACCTGTCAGCACACGGCCGACGAGGTGATGGCGCGTATGCAGGCGGCGGGCATCGCTGCGGGGAAAATGCTGCGTCTCAGCGAGTTTGGCGATGTTGCCCATTTGCGCGAGCGGCGATTCTTTCGCGAGTTTGAGCAGCCCGGTTTAGGGCGGCTAGTGACCGAGAACAGCCCCGCCGGGATCAGTGATTTGCCTGAGCCTGCGCTGCAACCTGCGCCGATACAGGGGCAACACACCCGCGAGTTGGCCAGTCGCCTGCTCGGCTTGTCGGCGGTGGAAATCGAACACTTGATTGGCCGTGGTGTGCTGGAAGTCGCCAGCGATGAGCAGCTGGCGCAGGCCGGTCTGATGTAA
- a CDS encoding class I adenylate-forming enzyme family protein codes for MGSTLAEVFDWWATERRDELAIVTATERVTYGEFYQWSQAVADWLIEQGVELGDRVTILATNCLDWLVMSQGCMLAGAILAPINPRFTVSEVRYLVGERYQSKWVFYDDARAELAREVANGLVDCQAAPLSTVRQLREQPASGRSRPPLGPDTEVVIIPTSGSTGYPKGVVYSHRSLTAYASDIAITMPFVPAYPAKTLVFGPFCTSAGYVVATQYFAYGATVYVEEAFEPERAIDIIEGERITALNGAPIFFERMMQSPRFASADLSSLRLANVGGAQVAKSLLDTWLAKDVTLRQLYGQTEAGGQATVNTDRGALHSPEKCGKGSVFTRIAIKDDKGAFCPPNTPGEIVIRGPGMMLRYWNDPEATAKALVDGWLHTGDLGMVDEDGLLTMLDRLKDIIISGGINISAAELERVIAEIPGVKEVAVLAAKDDKFGETPLAIIHGEALSVETVLAHCNREMSAYKVPRYIAFEAEPLPRLATGKIAKPALRERYAAAHLELEKVR; via the coding sequence GTGGGCAGCACGTTAGCTGAGGTGTTTGATTGGTGGGCCACCGAGCGCCGGGATGAGTTAGCGATCGTCACGGCGACCGAGCGCGTCACCTATGGCGAATTTTACCAGTGGTCGCAGGCGGTGGCCGATTGGTTGATTGAACAGGGCGTTGAACTGGGCGACAGGGTCACCATTTTAGCGACCAACTGCCTAGACTGGTTGGTCATGTCGCAGGGCTGCATGTTGGCCGGCGCCATTCTGGCGCCGATCAATCCGCGCTTTACGGTTAGCGAAGTGCGCTACCTTGTCGGTGAGCGCTACCAATCCAAATGGGTGTTTTACGATGACGCCCGCGCCGAGCTGGCCCGCGAAGTGGCAAACGGGCTCGTTGATTGTCAGGCTGCGCCGCTGAGCACGGTGCGGCAGCTGCGCGAACAGCCGGCAAGCGGGCGTTCACGCCCACCGCTTGGCCCCGATACCGAAGTGGTGATCATTCCCACCAGCGGTTCCACCGGCTACCCCAAGGGCGTGGTCTACAGTCATCGCTCCCTGACCGCCTACGCCTCGGATATTGCCATCACCATGCCCTTTGTGCCGGCCTACCCGGCAAAAACGCTGGTATTCGGCCCGTTTTGCACCTCGGCAGGCTACGTGGTGGCGACCCAGTACTTTGCCTACGGCGCCACGGTGTATGTCGAGGAGGCCTTTGAACCGGAGCGGGCCATCGACATTATTGAGGGCGAGCGCATTACCGCCCTGAACGGCGCGCCCATATTTTTTGAGCGGATGATGCAGTCTCCCCGTTTTGCCAGCGCCGATCTGTCGTCGCTGCGCCTGGCCAATGTCGGCGGTGCCCAGGTGGCAAAAAGCCTGCTGGACACCTGGCTGGCAAAAGACGTTACCCTTCGCCAGTTGTACGGGCAAACCGAGGCGGGCGGGCAGGCCACCGTGAATACCGACCGAGGCGCGCTGCACAGCCCGGAAAAATGTGGCAAGGGTTCAGTCTTTACCCGCATTGCCATCAAGGATGACAAAGGCGCCTTCTGCCCGCCCAACACCCCGGGCGAAATTGTGATTCGCGGCCCGGGCATGATGCTGCGCTACTGGAACGACCCGGAGGCCACAGCCAAGGCGCTGGTCGATGGCTGGCTGCACACCGGCGATCTGGGCATGGTGGATGAAGACGGCCTGCTGACCATGCTGGACCGCTTGAAGGACATTATTATTTCCGGCGGAATTAATATTTCTGCCGCCGAGCTTGAGCGGGTGATTGCCGAGATTCCCGGCGTTAAGGAAGTGGCCGTGCTGGCCGCTAAAGACGACAAATTTGGCGAAACGCCGCTGGCGATCATTCACGGCGAAGCGCTGTCGGTAGAGACCGTGCTGGCCCACTGCAACCGTGAAATGAGCGCTTACAAGGTGCCCCGTTATATTGCCTTTGAGGCCGAGCCACTGCCGCGTCTGGCCACTGGCAAAATCGCCAAGCCTGCCCTGCGCGAGCGCTATGCCGCGGCGCATCTGGAATTAGAAAAAGTCCGCTAA
- a CDS encoding TetR/AcrR family transcriptional regulator: protein MGRPSKPIISRERAARAALKVIDKDGIEGLSLQMVAKKMGVKAPSLYYHFKNKAELLADVARLLMTDAEVSTADIEHSDWREGQLALAVATRRSILSHPRAAPLILQFFPRHLMLASYDRWAGKSSDIPAEAKMQVIEGLEKLTFGSALFGALSIATGNDPMPEFDPDKYPHLALAVDANPLSEEEMFIAVARKFIYAF, encoded by the coding sequence ATGGGCCGCCCATCAAAACCCATCATTTCTCGAGAGCGCGCCGCGCGCGCTGCGCTCAAAGTAATCGACAAAGACGGTATAGAAGGACTGAGCCTGCAGATGGTGGCAAAGAAAATGGGGGTGAAAGCACCGTCGCTTTACTACCATTTCAAAAACAAGGCAGAGCTTCTTGCAGATGTAGCACGCCTGCTAATGACGGACGCTGAGGTAAGTACTGCAGATATAGAACATAGCGACTGGCGCGAAGGCCAATTGGCACTGGCGGTCGCCACACGACGCTCAATCCTAAGCCACCCACGCGCCGCGCCGCTGATCCTGCAGTTTTTTCCTCGCCACCTGATGCTCGCTTCTTATGACCGCTGGGCAGGTAAAAGCAGCGATATTCCAGCAGAAGCGAAAATGCAGGTAATCGAAGGATTGGAAAAGCTCACCTTCGGCTCAGCCTTGTTCGGCGCCCTGTCGATAGCTACCGGCAACGATCCAATGCCAGAATTCGACCCGGACAAATATCCACATCTAGCACTTGCCGTAGACGCCAACCCCCTCAGCGAGGAGGAAATGTTTATCGCCGTGGCTCGAAAGTTCATCTATGCGTTCTAA
- a CDS encoding aldehyde dehydrogenase family protein, whose amino-acid sequence MTAANSNTDVAMIIDGERVGAGEFIDIINPATGEVFAQAPRAGQVELDRAVAAAQGAFPGWKATPYDERRRLLAAAAKIIMANVDELARLFTLEQGRPLAFAREEVMGAAMWLKGMGMHELPVEVTEDTEQRRVEVHREPLGVVCAIVPWNFPVLLAFWKISHGLLAGNTMVLKPSPFTPVTTLRIGEILREALPAGVLNIICGGDELGPMMTSHPGFAKISFTGSTATGKRIMASAAQDLKRITLELGGNDAAIVLPDVDVEGVAQSLFMGAFYNTAQICIATKRLYIHEDIYDELKARLHALAKSLKVGNGMEEGVVFGPLQNALQYERVKALLADAREQGLTLLEGAPVPQQGYFLPLTLVDNPPDDSRVVTEEAFGPVLPLLKYRDVDEVVERANRSEYGLAGAVWSKDIDVAVAIAHRLETGTVWINQNLQSSPTTPLAGHKQSGIGAENGLDGLLEFTQPKAIYIPKVG is encoded by the coding sequence ATGACAGCAGCGAACAGTAATACTGACGTCGCCATGATCATCGATGGTGAGCGAGTTGGTGCAGGGGAGTTCATTGACATCATCAACCCCGCGACGGGTGAAGTGTTTGCTCAAGCACCGCGTGCCGGGCAGGTTGAGCTGGACCGAGCTGTCGCTGCGGCGCAGGGCGCGTTTCCTGGCTGGAAGGCGACGCCATATGACGAGCGCCGTCGACTCCTTGCGGCGGCAGCGAAGATCATCATGGCTAATGTGGATGAGCTGGCACGCTTATTTACACTTGAGCAGGGTCGACCGCTGGCCTTTGCACGTGAAGAAGTGATGGGTGCGGCGATGTGGTTGAAGGGCATGGGTATGCACGAACTCCCTGTGGAAGTAACCGAAGATACCGAGCAGCGGCGGGTTGAGGTACACCGGGAGCCATTGGGTGTGGTGTGTGCCATCGTGCCTTGGAATTTTCCTGTGTTGCTGGCGTTCTGGAAAATTTCTCATGGCCTGCTCGCAGGCAACACCATGGTACTTAAGCCTTCGCCATTTACTCCAGTGACGACTTTGCGCATTGGCGAGATATTGAGGGAGGCGTTGCCAGCTGGCGTATTGAATATTATCTGTGGCGGTGACGAGCTGGGGCCGATGATGACCTCGCATCCAGGGTTCGCAAAGATTTCGTTTACCGGCTCTACGGCAACGGGCAAGCGAATCATGGCGTCAGCGGCTCAGGATTTAAAGCGTATTACCTTGGAGTTGGGCGGCAACGACGCAGCCATTGTATTGCCAGATGTCGACGTAGAGGGTGTTGCTCAATCGCTGTTCATGGGGGCGTTCTACAATACGGCGCAGATCTGCATAGCTACCAAACGGCTGTACATTCACGAAGATATTTACGATGAGTTAAAAGCGCGCCTGCATGCACTGGCCAAGTCTCTCAAGGTGGGTAATGGCATGGAGGAGGGGGTCGTATTCGGGCCGCTGCAAAACGCGCTGCAATACGAGCGCGTGAAGGCGTTGCTGGCAGATGCGCGGGAGCAGGGGTTGACGTTGCTTGAGGGTGCTCCGGTGCCGCAGCAAGGATATTTTCTGCCGCTGACGCTGGTCGATAATCCGCCGGATGATAGCCGTGTAGTAACCGAAGAAGCCTTCGGTCCAGTGCTTCCGCTACTGAAGTATCGGGATGTTGATGAGGTGGTCGAACGGGCAAACCGAAGTGAATACGGTCTCGCGGGCGCGGTATGGTCTAAAGACATTGATGTCGCAGTGGCGATCGCTCATCGCCTGGAAACCGGCACTGTCTGGATTAATCAAAATCTGCAGTCCTCGCCGACCACGCCGCTGGCCGGGCACAAACAGTCGGGAATCGGCGCCGAAAATGGCCTCGATGGCCTGCTGGAGTTCACTCAGCCGAAGGCCATTTATATCCCGAAGGTGGGGTAA
- a CDS encoding glutathione S-transferase family protein codes for MISLYHCAGSRSLRCLWLLEELGADYELKAMPFPPRFKAPEFLAVNPLGSVPYLIDGDVEMDESCAILQYLAGRYGDGSLEIAADHPAYGHYLNALYFGECALAGPQAVALRYRFFLPADQRQPAVADDYQAMVNERLAVLNAQLQRVEGDFLCGDRFTLADISVGYALLLISHFKLDEAFGDEVRAYAQRLFSRPAFQRAAAL; via the coding sequence ATGATTAGCTTGTATCACTGTGCCGGGTCGCGCTCGCTGCGCTGCCTGTGGCTGCTTGAAGAGTTGGGCGCCGACTACGAACTCAAGGCGATGCCGTTTCCGCCGCGCTTCAAAGCCCCGGAGTTTTTGGCGGTAAATCCGCTGGGTTCGGTGCCTTACTTAATTGATGGCGACGTTGAAATGGATGAGTCCTGCGCCATTTTGCAATACCTCGCCGGGCGTTACGGCGACGGCTCGTTGGAAATCGCCGCCGACCATCCCGCCTACGGCCACTATCTCAATGCCTTGTATTTCGGCGAGTGTGCACTGGCCGGGCCGCAGGCGGTGGCGCTGCGCTACCGATTTTTCCTCCCCGCCGATCAGCGCCAGCCCGCGGTAGCCGACGACTATCAGGCCATGGTGAATGAGCGCTTGGCGGTATTGAACGCGCAGCTCCAGCGGGTGGAGGGCGATTTTCTCTGTGGCGACAGGTTTACCCTGGCCGATATTTCGGTGGGCTATGCCCTGTTGCTGATCAGCCATTTCAAACTCGACGAGGCCTTTGGCGACGAGGTGCGCGCGTACGCGCAGCGGCTGTTTAGTCGGCCGGCATTTCAGCGGGCGGCAGCACTATAA